Sequence from the Catenuloplanes indicus genome:
TTCACCACGTCCTCCAGCGCGGACTCCAGCTCGCCGGCCGTGAACGGCAGACCGCTGACCTTGTTGAACGGCAGCGCGTCGACCAGGAACCGGCCCCGGATCACGTGTGCGAGCTGCCCCAGGTTCATCTCCGGGATGACCACCTTGTCGTACCGTTTCACGATCTGTTCCAGGTTGGCCGGCATCGGGTGCAGGTGCCGAAGGTGCGCCTGCGCGATCGTCAGGCCGCGTTGCCGCAGCGCCCGGCAGGCCGCACCGATCGGCCCGTACGTCGAGCCCCAGCCGAGCACCAGCACGGTCGCCGCGCCGTCCGGGTCGTCCACGGTCACGTCCGGCACCGGGATCGTCTCGATGCGCTGCGCCCGGGTACGCACCATCAGGTCGTGGTTCGCCGGGTCGTACGAGATGTCGCCGGTCTTGTCCGCCTTCTCCAGCCCGCCGATCCGGTGCTCCAGGCCGGGAGTGCCCGGGACCGCCCACGGCCGCGCCATCGTCTCCGGATCCCGCAGGTACGGCAGGAACCGGCCGTCCGGCGAGTTCGCGGTGGACGCGAACTCGACGGTCAGGTCCGGCAGCGACGCCACGTCCGGCAGCAGCCACGGCTCGGAACCGTTCGCCACGTAGTTGTCGGACAGCAGGATCACCGGCGTGCGGTAGGTGAGCGCGATCCGGGCCGCCTCGATCGCGGCGTGGAAGCAGTCCGACGGCGACTGCGGCGCGATCACCGCGACCGGGGCCTCGCCGTGCCGGCCGAACAGCGCCATGTTCAGGTCGGCCTGCTCGGTCTTGGTCGGCATGCCGGTCGACGGGCCGGCCCGCTGCACGTCCACGATGACCAGCGGCAGCTCCAGCGCCACGGCCAGCGAGATCGTCTCGCCCTTGAGCGCGACGCCGGGCCCGCTGGTGGTGGTCACGCCGAGCGCGCCGCCGTAGGACGCGCCGAGCGCGGCACCGATCGCCGCGATCTCGTCCTCGGCCTGCATCGTGGTGACGCCGAGCCGCTTGTGCTTGGACAGCTCGTGCAGGATGTCCGACGCCGGCGTGATCGGGTAGGCGCCGAGGAAGACCGGCAGTTTCGCCCGTACCCCCGCGGCGACCAGGCCGAGCGCGAGCGCGGCGTTCCCGGTGATGTTGCGGTACGTCCCTGAGGTCATCGGCGCGGGCGTGATCTCGTACCGCACCGCGAACGCCTCGGTCGTCTCGCCGAAGTTCCACCCGGCCCGGAACGCGGCCTGGTTCGCCGCGACCAGCTCCGGCCGGGCCGCGAACTTGCGTTCCAGGAACCGCAGCGTCGACTCGTACGGCCGGGAGTACAGCCAGCTCAGCAGCCCGAGCGCGAACATGTTCTTGGCCCGCTCGGCGTCCTTCTTCGACACCCCGGCGCCGGTCAGTGCGGCCACGGTCATCGAGGTCAGCGCGACCGGGTGCACCGCGAACCGGGACAGCGAGCCGTCCTCCAGCGGGTTCTCCGCGTACCCCACCTTGGCCAGGCTGCGCTTGCTGAACTCGTCCGTGTTCACGATGATCGCGGCGCCCGCGGGCAGCTCCGGCAGGTTCGCCTTGAGCGCGGCCGGGTTCATCGCGACCAGCACGTCCGGTGCGTCGCCCGGGGTCAGGATGTCGTAGTCGGCGAAGTGCACCTGGAAGCTGGAGACGCCGGGCAGCGTGCCGGCCGGTGCACGGATCTCGGCGGGGAAGTTGGGGAGCGTGGAGATGTCGTTGCCGAGCTGCGCCGTCTCGGACGTGAACCGGTCACCGGTGAGCTGCATGCCGTCACCGGAGTCGCCCGCGAAGCGGATGACCACCCGGTCCAGCCGGCGCACCTGCTTGCTCATGCCGGGCTCCCATCCGAGCTGCGGTGCCAGCGTGGCCGGCGCTGAGCTGATGATTCGCTCGCAAGCTCGCTCATGCCGGGCCCCCATCCGAGCTGCGGTCCCAGCGTGGCCGGCGCTGAGCCGATGATTCGCTCGCAAGCTCGCTCATGCTTACACCCTTCGATCGCCTCAGGGGAGATGTGTGCCAAGACACACCATTCCAAGCCTACGTCGATTCCGCGACTTACGGCTGTCACGAGATCGACCCAGCGTGGCGGAGAGCGTGTGCGGGGTCCGGTGAACGGCTAGGCTCGTCGGGCGTGGAGGGATACCTCGGGTCGTACGCGACGCTCGGCCTGTTGCTGCTGGCCAGCGTGTTCATCTTCGCCGCCGCGTTCGGGGCGAACCGGCTGCTCCGTCCCGCCGCACCGGCCGACCCGTTCGGCAAGCGCGAGCCGTACGAGTGCGGTCTCGACCCGGTCGGCGGCGACTGGGCGCAGGCGCAGATCAGGTACTACGTCTACGCGTACCTCTACGTGCTCTTCGCCGTGGAGAGCGTCTTCCTGTTCCCGTGGGCGGTGGTCTTCGACCGGCCCGGCTTCGGTGTCGCCACAGTGGTGGAAATGGCCGTATTCGTGGCTGTATTGGCGCTCGGTATCCTCTACGCCTGGCGCAAGAACGTCCTCCGCTGGAGCTGACCGACGGGGTGGCGGTCTCGCCATGATCGGTCCGTCATGTCACGATCGCCGCTATGGGTCTGTTCATCACTCTCGTCACGGCGCTCGTCGTCGCGGCGATCATCTTCGGCGTCACGGTCCTGGTGAGCGGCAGCGATCCCGCGCTGGTGCCGGCGGAGCCGGACGGCCGCGCCGTGCCACTGCCGGGCAGCCGCCCGCTGCTGGAGGCCGACATCGCCGACGTCCGCTTCGACACCGCGCTGCGGGGCTACCGGATGGCCCAGGTGGACCAGGCGCTGCGCCGCGCCGCCTATGACATCGGGTACAAGGAGGAGCTGATCGGCGTGCTCGAGGCCGAGGTCGCCGCGCTGCGCGACGGCCGTCTCGAGGACGCGGACGCGCTGCGCAAGGCCCGCGAGGAGGCACTCGCACCGGCCGCGTCGGTCACCCCCGCGCCGGTTGCCGAAAACAACGACAATTCCGGCGGTACGGCCGAGAACGCCACGGTTGCCGTAAAGACTGACGAGGCGCCCGCACCCGACTCTACGGTGAAGGCATGACCCAGCCCGACCCGGCCGAGAACCTCCGGGAGGCCGCCACCCCCGGCACCGGCGAGGTGACCGCGACCGTGATCGTCAACGCGTCCGCCGCCACCGTCTTCGCCGCGTTCACCGCCTGGACCAAGCAGGGCGAGTGGATCCCGTTCACGAAGGTCCGCGTGGTCGAGGGCGACGGTGGCGAGGGCAGTCTCGTCGAGGCCGTCACCGCGATCGGCCCGGCCGTGCTCCGCGACGAGATGCGCGTGGTCCGCGTCGACGCACCCTACGAGGTACGTGTCGTGCACTGCGGGAAGTTCCTGCGCGGACCCGGCGTGCTGCGCTGCACCCCGATGGAGAACGACCGGACCCAGGTCGTCTGGCACGAGTGGTTCCACCTCCCCGCGGGTGCCGCCGGCAAGGTCGTCTGGCCGTTCCTCTGGCCCGGCTCCAAGTTCAGCCTCAAGCAGGCGCTGAAGAGGTTCGCCACCATGGTCGAGAGCGGCCGCCTCCCGTAACCGCCTGTCGTACCCCGCGCCTATCGTGGGCCGCATGTCAGACCTGGTCGTGGGCGAGGACGGTCTCGCCCGCTGCAAGTGGGGCGCCAGCACGCCCGATTACGCCCTCTACCACGACCGCGAGTGGGGCCGTCCGGTGCGCGATGACGACGGCCTCTACGAGCGGCTCACGCTGGAGGCGTTCCAGTCCGGTCTGTCCTGGCTGACCATCCTGCGTAAACGCCCGGCGTTCCGCACCGCGTTCGCCGGCTTCTCGATCGCGGCCGTCGCCGAGTTCGGCCCCGCCGACGAGGCCCGCCTGATGGCCGACGCCGGCATCGTCCGCAACCGGCTCAAGATCGAGGCTGCGCTGGCCAACGCGCGCGCCGCTCTCGACCTGCCGGACGGCCTGGCCGCGTTGCTCTGGTCGTTCGCCCCGCCGCCCCGCCCACGCCCCGCCACGTTCGCCTCCGTCCCCGCGCTCACCCCCGAGTCCACCGCCATGGCCAAGGCGCTCAAGAAGCACGGCTTCCGCTTCGTCGGCCCCACCACGGCGTACGCGTTGATGCAGGCCACCGGCATGGTCGACGATCACCTCCGGGACTGCCACGTGCGGATCGTGTGACACGTGCCCGGCGTGTCCGGGGTCTTGGCTCCGGCCGCGCGCGCCCGTGGTGAGATGGGCACATGGTGCAGCAGTGGGCGATTGTGCTTCCGGACGAGCGGCTGAAGCAGGAGCGGCTCTACCACCACGACTTCGTGGAACTCGCCGACGTGCTCGCCGGCCTCCCGGCGTCGGCTCACCCGGCGCTCGGTGACGAGGTCGTGCTCGTCACCGACGAGCCGAAGCCGCGCGCCGTCGCGACCGGCCACATCGGCGGCCTGCGGTCCGACGACGAGCGCGACCGCCAGGTCGTCTACTCACGCCGTGCGTTCGACCACCCCCAGCCCGCCACCTCGCTGACGCTCGACGGTCCGGTCACCCGCATCACCCCCGCCGAGTTCGCCGCCGTCCTCGACCGCTTCGGCCCTCCGCTCGAGCGCAGCACCTGGCTGGTCAGTGTGGACCTGCCGATCGAGGCCACCACGCGCGCCGAGGCCGTCCGCCTCTTCTGGTCCTACGTCCGCGAACTTGGCCCCGCCGAACTCCCCGCCTTCGTCTCCCCGGCCGGCGACGAACTCGCCATGCAGGCCTTCGTCCTCGGCGAGGAGACCAACCTCGACCCCGAGGAAGAAGACGAGGACTGATTTCCTGGCCTTCGCTCGTGCCTCAGGCCCGGGCGCCCTCCCCGCGCCCTCACACGAGCGGTCGCGTTCCACCCATGATCCAAAATCCCTCGGCAAAGCCGTCCTTCCCGCGGGCCTTTGCTCTGCTTACCTGACTCAAGGTTGTGGGTGCGTGACGCTCCCTGGAGCCCGGCTGCGTCTGCTGACCAGGTCGGATGCGTGAATTCTGGGTCGGTTGGCGTTGCTGGTCCCGGATCGGTGCGAATCGTCGGCCGGGCGCGGCGGGTTCGGGGCGACTCGCGTGCCGGGAGCAACGCGGAGGTGCCGGGGGTTGCGTCGATCCGCCGGCGTGGGGTGCACGAGCGGCAGGGACGGTCCTGATAGGCCCGCCAGCAGGTAATACGTGACCACGCCGGCCAAATGTGAGCCATGTAAGCAGAGCAAATCGGGCGCGCGTGGGGGTGGGGGTGGAGGCCGGCGAGCCGCCGCCGGTGGGTGGGCCGGGCGGCGGCGGGGTGCCGGTGGGTCAGCGGCCCTGGAAGGCGGGCTTCTCCTTGTTGACGAAGGAGGTGGTGGCGTTGCGGTGGTCGGTGGTGGCGCCGGTGATGGCCTGGGCCTGGGCCTCGGCGGCGAGGGCGTCGGAGAGGGTGCCGGCGGTGCCGACGGAGAGCTCGCGTTTGATCGCGCCGTAGGCGACGGTGGGGCCGGCGGCCAGGCGGGCGGCGAGTTCCTGGGCGGTGGGCAGCACCTCGTCGTCGGAGCCGGTCAGGCGGGTCAGCAGGCCGAGCGCGTGTGCCTCCGGTGCGGCGACCGGTTCGGCCAGCATGAGCAGCTCGACGGCCTTGGCGTGGCCGACGATGCGGGGCAGTGACCAGGAGATGCCGGTGTCGCCGGCCAGGCCGACGTTCGCGAACGCCATCAGGAACGACGTGCCGGGGCCGCCGATGCGGAAGTCGGCCAGCATCGCCAGGGAGGCACCGGCGCCGGCGGCGGTGCCGCGGACGGCGGCGATCACCGGCTTCGGCAGGTTCGCCAGGCGCTGTGCGATCGGGTTGTAGTGGGCGAGCACGGTGGACAGCGGGTCGACCGTGCGGGCCTCCAGGACCGCCACGTGCTCGCGCAGGTCCTGGCCGACGCAGAACGCCCGGCCGGCGCCGGTGAGCACGACGGCGCGGACGGACCGGTCCGCCTCGATCTCGGTGAGCGTGTCCCGCAGCGCCTCCTTCAACGCCACGTCCAGTGAGTTCATCGACTCGGGACGGTTGAGCACGAGCGTCAGGACGCCCTCGGAGCGTTCGATCAGCAACGGTTCGGTCACGATGCCGGGGCCTTTCTGTCGGGATGGAGCAAGCGTGCGGGCCTGCGTCAAGCCGGGCCACGCCCGGACTGCGCAAGACAATGCTCGACGTACCGGTCCGCGGCGGGGCGCAGCCGGGACGCGTGTCGGTCGAAGAACGCGGCCGCGGCTGCTCCCGGCCACCCGTCCGGGAGCAGCGAGGGCGGCAGTTGCGGGTCGCGGAACAGGAACTGGCGCCAGGAGTGGACCAGCAGGAACCGGGCCGCGTACGCCTCCAGGTCCGGGCTGCGCGCGGTCACGCCGGACACCACCGGGGTCAGGTCGCTGACGAACCGTTCGTACGCGCGGCCGATCTCGCCCAGGTCCCAGGCACGCCGGACCAGCGAGGTGGCACCGGCCGGGCCGCCGGTGTGTGCGGAGCTGAACCGTTCGTAGCTGACGCCGGCCTCGGTGATCAGCCGGTCCACGTCCTCGCCGGGGCGTGGCGCCACCCAGGTCTGCTCGTCGAGCGCGCCGTACCCCAGGTAGGAGAGGGTGCCGGCGAGTCGTTGCCGGTCCCGGCGGTGCGGCGGAAGCCTTAAGATGATCAAGTCGAACTGCCCGTTCCAGGCGGGACGGCCGGTGCGGTAGATCCGGGCGGCCGCGTCGTCCAGGCGGCGCACGGCCTTCGGGGTCAGCAGATATCCGGGGCCGGACGCGAGCCGGAGCGGGTGCAGCCAGCCCTGGCGGACCATCCGGGACACCGCGGTCCGTACGGCGGGTGCCGCGATCTCGAGGGGGGCGAGCAGTCTGACCAGGGCGGCGATGGGCGCGCGTCCGCCCCGGGCGCGAAGGTGATCCCCATAGAGGTCAAAGAGGGCAGACCGTGCCTGCATGACCGCACATTGTGACAGCCGAAAAACGTATAAGCTAGAGACTGTCATAACTCTGCAGCCTCGGTTTGGGTCTTGAGGCGTTCATCAGGGAAAATCGTTGGTCGGCAGCGCGGGCTGAGCCGGTCATATGGGTAACCAGGCTTGTTTCGGCCCGCAGCCGGGGTCGCGCGGGGCGGGCAGCGTTCCGTGCGGTGCTCCGGGCCGTCGCCGGTGCGGGCTGTGCGTGCCGGCGGTGATGGGAAGTGGCTGTGGGGCAACCCATTGACCCTGGTGTAGGTCTGAGGGGAGACAACATGGCGGCGATGAAGCCGCGGACGGGCGACGGTCCGCTGGAGGTCACCAAGGAAGGCCGGGGGATCGTCATGCGGGTTCCACTGGAGGGTGGTGGGCGGCTCGTCGTCGAGATGACTCCTGACGAGGCGAATGCGCTCGGCGACGCGCTGAAGGCCGCCGCCGGCTGATTGTTTTCGAGGCCCGCCGGTACGGGGATCCCCGTACCGGCGGGCCTTTGTGCCATGAACGAACCGCCAAGAGGGTGAGAAGAGCATGCCGAACGTCCGCCTGGTCGCCGAGCCGGATCTGACGTCAGTGGTGGTCCTGCCGGTGCGGCCGGTGGCCGCGCCGGCCGAGGACGGTCCGGAGGCCGAGCTGGTGGAGGCCGGCGGCGCGCTCCCGGCCGACGTGATCGCGGAGGCGACCGCGTTCCTGGCCGAGGCGAAGGGGGCCGGCAAGGCGGGCGGTACGGTCACGTTGCCGCGCCCCACCCGTACCCCCGGGAAATTGATCTTTGTGGGGGTCGGCGACGCGGACGAGGCGGGCTGGCGTGCGGCGGGCGCGGCCGTGTCCCGCGCGGTGGACGCGGCGGCCACCGTGCTGCTGCCGTCCGGCGTGTCCGGTGCCGCGGTGCGTGGCCTGGCCGAGGGGCTGCACCTGGGCGCCTACCGGTTCACCGTCCCGGCCGGGTTCGACGAGGCGGGCCCGGAGCCCGCCGACATCGCGCTGGCTACCGCGGGCGACTTCGCCGCGGAACTGGCCACCGCGTCCGTGGTGGCGGCCGCGACGAGCCTGGCCCGCGACTGGACCAACACGCCGTCGTCGATCAAGAGCCCGGCCTGGCTGGCCGGTGAGATGGCGTCCGCGGGTGACCGGCCCGGCCTGGCCGGCGTCGGTGGCCGCGCGCAGGTCGTGGTCCGGGACGCGGCCTGGCTGCGCGAGCAGGGCTTCGGCGGCGTGCTCGCGGTCGGCGGCGGCTCCGTCAGCGAACCTCGCCTGGTGGAGGCGTCCTGGACGCCGGAGAACGCGGACGCGCGGCACGTGGTGCTGGTCGGCAAGGGCATCACGTTCGACACCGGCGGCATCTCGATCAAGCCGGTCGCCGCGATGAAGCTGATGCGCAAGGACATGGGCGGCGCCGCGGCGGTGGTCGCGGCCGTGCACGCGGCGGCGGCGCTGCGGCTGCCGGTGCGGGTGACCGCGATCGCGCCGCTGGCGGAGAACATGGTGAGCGGTTCCGCGTTCCGCCCCGGCGACGTGATCCGCCACTACGGCGGCCTGACCAGCGAGACCACGAACAGCGACGCCGAGGGCCGGCTGGTGCTCGCGGACGCGATGGCGTACGCGGTGGAGCGGCACGCGCCCGACCTGCTGATCGACCTGGCCACGCTGACCGGCGCGAACGCGGTGGCGCTCGGCAAGACCATGGCCGCGCTGTACAGCCCGGACGACGCGCTGGCGACGGCGCTGGCGGACGCAGCCGCGGACGCCGGCGAGCGCGCCTGGCGGATGCCGCTGGCCGACGAGTACGCGGACGTGCTGCACAGCGACATCGCGGACCTCTACAGCGCGCCGACCCAGGTCAGCACGATCTCGGCCGCGCTGTTCCTGCGTGAGTTCACCGGCGACCTGCGGGAGCGCTGGGCGCACTTCGACATGTCCGCACCGTCCTGGTCGGAGAGCACGGACGGCGTGCTGGCCAAGGGTGCGACCGGCTGGGGTGTGCGCACGCTGCTCCGGTATCTCACGACGCTCGCTTGACCGCGGAGAGGAGGCCCGCGCCGACCGGAAGCAGCGCGGGCACCCACTCGTCCGCCTCCCGGATCGCCTTGACCAGCTCGCGGATCGTGATCGTGGCCAGGTCGCGCGCGGCCGGGTCACCGATCCGGCCACCGGCCAGCGCGTTGTTGATCGCCAGTACGCCGCCCGGCCGGAGCAGCCGCTGCGCCGCCTGCGTGCACGCGGCGTACTCGGCCACGTCCGCGTCCACGAAGACCATGTCGTAGACGCCGTCCGCGAGCCGGGGCAGCACGTCCAGCGCCCGGCCGGTGATGATCCGGGTACGGCCGGACGGGAAGCCGCTCTCCACGAAGATCCGCCGGGCGATCCGCTGGTACTCGCTCTCCACGTCGATCGTGGTCAGCACGCCGTCGCGCCGCATGCCGCGCAGCAGCCACAGGCCGCTCACGCCGATCCCGGTGCCGATCTCCACCACCGCCTTGGCGTTGCCGGCGGCTGCGAGAAGGCGCAGCGCGGCACCGGCGCCGGGCG
This genomic interval carries:
- a CDS encoding 2-oxoacid:acceptor oxidoreductase subunit alpha; protein product: MSKQVRRLDRVVIRFAGDSGDGMQLTGDRFTSETAQLGNDISTLPNFPAEIRAPAGTLPGVSSFQVHFADYDILTPGDAPDVLVAMNPAALKANLPELPAGAAIIVNTDEFSKRSLAKVGYAENPLEDGSLSRFAVHPVALTSMTVAALTGAGVSKKDAERAKNMFALGLLSWLYSRPYESTLRFLERKFAARPELVAANQAAFRAGWNFGETTEAFAVRYEITPAPMTSGTYRNITGNAALALGLVAAGVRAKLPVFLGAYPITPASDILHELSKHKRLGVTTMQAEDEIAAIGAALGASYGGALGVTTTSGPGVALKGETISLAVALELPLVIVDVQRAGPSTGMPTKTEQADLNMALFGRHGEAPVAVIAPQSPSDCFHAAIEAARIALTYRTPVILLSDNYVANGSEPWLLPDVASLPDLTVEFASTANSPDGRFLPYLRDPETMARPWAVPGTPGLEHRIGGLEKADKTGDISYDPANHDLMVRTRAQRIETIPVPDVTVDDPDGAATVLVLGWGSTYGPIGAACRALRQRGLTIAQAHLRHLHPMPANLEQIVKRYDKVVIPEMNLGQLAHVIRGRFLVDALPFNKVSGLPFTAGELESALEDVVKNG
- the ndhC gene encoding NADH-quinone oxidoreductase subunit A, translated to MEGYLGSYATLGLLLLASVFIFAAAFGANRLLRPAAPADPFGKREPYECGLDPVGGDWAQAQIRYYVYAYLYVLFAVESVFLFPWAVVFDRPGFGVATVVEMAVFVAVLALGILYAWRKNVLRWS
- a CDS encoding DivIVA domain-containing protein, whose product is MGLFITLVTALVVAAIIFGVTVLVSGSDPALVPAEPDGRAVPLPGSRPLLEADIADVRFDTALRGYRMAQVDQALRRAAYDIGYKEELIGVLEAEVAALRDGRLEDADALRKAREEALAPAASVTPAPVAENNDNSGGTAENATVAVKTDEAPAPDSTVKA
- a CDS encoding SRPBCC family protein, with translation MTQPDPAENLREAATPGTGEVTATVIVNASAATVFAAFTAWTKQGEWIPFTKVRVVEGDGGEGSLVEAVTAIGPAVLRDEMRVVRVDAPYEVRVVHCGKFLRGPGVLRCTPMENDRTQVVWHEWFHLPAGAAGKVVWPFLWPGSKFSLKQALKRFATMVESGRLP
- a CDS encoding DNA-3-methyladenine glycosylase I; protein product: MSDLVVGEDGLARCKWGASTPDYALYHDREWGRPVRDDDGLYERLTLEAFQSGLSWLTILRKRPAFRTAFAGFSIAAVAEFGPADEARLMADAGIVRNRLKIEAALANARAALDLPDGLAALLWSFAPPPRPRPATFASVPALTPESTAMAKALKKHGFRFVGPTTAYALMQATGMVDDHLRDCHVRIV
- a CDS encoding enoyl-CoA hydratase/isomerase family protein, with translation MTEPLLIERSEGVLTLVLNRPESMNSLDVALKEALRDTLTEIEADRSVRAVVLTGAGRAFCVGQDLREHVAVLEARTVDPLSTVLAHYNPIAQRLANLPKPVIAAVRGTAAGAGASLAMLADFRIGGPGTSFLMAFANVGLAGDTGISWSLPRIVGHAKAVELLMLAEPVAAPEAHALGLLTRLTGSDDEVLPTAQELAARLAAGPTVAYGAIKRELSVGTAGTLSDALAAEAQAQAITGATTDHRNATTSFVNKEKPAFQGR
- a CDS encoding PaaX family transcriptional regulator, which produces MQARSALFDLYGDHLRARGGRAPIAALVRLLAPLEIAAPAVRTAVSRMVRQGWLHPLRLASGPGYLLTPKAVRRLDDAAARIYRTGRPAWNGQFDLIILRLPPHRRDRQRLAGTLSYLGYGALDEQTWVAPRPGEDVDRLITEAGVSYERFSSAHTGGPAGATSLVRRAWDLGEIGRAYERFVSDLTPVVSGVTARSPDLEAYAARFLLVHSWRQFLFRDPQLPPSLLPDGWPGAAAAAFFDRHASRLRPAADRYVEHCLAQSGRGPA
- a CDS encoding DUF3117 domain-containing protein, whose translation is MAAMKPRTGDGPLEVTKEGRGIVMRVPLEGGGRLVVEMTPDEANALGDALKAAAG
- a CDS encoding leucyl aminopeptidase family protein: MPNVRLVAEPDLTSVVVLPVRPVAAPAEDGPEAELVEAGGALPADVIAEATAFLAEAKGAGKAGGTVTLPRPTRTPGKLIFVGVGDADEAGWRAAGAAVSRAVDAAATVLLPSGVSGAAVRGLAEGLHLGAYRFTVPAGFDEAGPEPADIALATAGDFAAELATASVVAAATSLARDWTNTPSSIKSPAWLAGEMASAGDRPGLAGVGGRAQVVVRDAAWLREQGFGGVLAVGGGSVSEPRLVEASWTPENADARHVVLVGKGITFDTGGISIKPVAAMKLMRKDMGGAAAVVAAVHAAAALRLPVRVTAIAPLAENMVSGSAFRPGDVIRHYGGLTSETTNSDAEGRLVLADAMAYAVERHAPDLLIDLATLTGANAVALGKTMAALYSPDDALATALADAAADAGERAWRMPLADEYADVLHSDIADLYSAPTQVSTISAALFLREFTGDLRERWAHFDMSAPSWSESTDGVLAKGATGWGVRTLLRYLTTLA
- a CDS encoding O-methyltransferase — protein: MQFSEGYVAEDLILQTARSLAHEVGLGTVTPGAGAALRLLAAAGNAKAVVEIGTGIGVSGLWLLRGMRRDGVLTTIDVESEYQRIARRIFVESGFPSGRTRIITGRALDVLPRLADGVYDMVFVDADVAEYAACTQAAQRLLRPGGVLAINNALAGGRIGDPAARDLATITIRELVKAIREADEWVPALLPVGAGLLSAVKRAS